One segment of Deltaproteobacteria bacterium DNA contains the following:
- a CDS encoding hydrogenase iron-sulfur subunit produces the protein MNEPFEPKIISFLCNWCSYGGADLAGVSRLQYPPNIRVVRIPCTGRLDPKFILASFRRGADGVWVSGCHPGDCHYIAGNYYARRKFALLKGLLEHMGIEPGRLHFSWVSSAEATKFQQVVTEVTGAVKALGPAQHFIKKMPEVA, from the coding sequence ATGAACGAACCATTTGAACCTAAAATCATTAGTTTTTTATGTAACTGGTGCAGTTACGGAGGGGCGGATCTGGCCGGGGTAAGCCGCCTGCAGTATCCCCCCAATATCCGAGTCGTCCGCATTCCCTGTACCGGAAGGCTGGATCCTAAATTCATCCTGGCCTCCTTTCGCCGCGGGGCCGACGGGGTCTGGGTTTCAGGCTGCCACCCCGGAGACTGCCATTATATCGCCGGAAACTACTATGCCCGCCGAAAATTCGCCTTGCTGAAAGGGCTTTTGGAGCACATGGGCATTGAACCGGGGCGTCTTCATTTTTCCTGGGTGTCCTCGGCCGAAGCCACCAAGTTTCAACAAGTGGTCACCGAAGTGACCGGGGCGGTCAAGGCCCTGGGGCCGGCCCAACATTTTATCAAGAAAATGCCAGAGGTGGCTTAG